Proteins found in one Planococcus citri chromosome 2, ihPlaCitr1.1, whole genome shotgun sequence genomic segment:
- the LOC135834332 gene encoding uncharacterized protein LOC135834332, whose amino-acid sequence MFSICKGHTRLSKQLYNFHESTTLKIFSNLRDRNYSSEESYNVLETVTTVLSSSQDHVDSPKLNHYAKQAFLSSSNNANFSNKLRYVHTKSNEQRITYLKRHADFSKQLNSTMKNGNSNEQIGNLVEEWLLRFDSLGGNETNAISGAFISLSRCNIFSTKWSSEYRENFKNLIVKLAEKGDQLLNPNSRAFSKFSSWQVVSCLNALYKWDVLNSDIWKGNVQISNRKIAQVYLFKSVINGLICRATWILENETADQFDSKAITNCLTALSKWNINEYEKSKKFISYLVQRGIKVIDQFDSLAVSNSLTALSCWNISDFEGAGEFIVLLFERGNSTSDKYTPLSIVKTLNAMSKWNVDEFRGTKGFIIYLMNEGTLLANKFNSIEIALSMNALSKWNVEEMQEARGFIVSLIKNGNSIINTFNCQSIVNCLNALCKWNIDELPGSKEFIVRLIKRGSSTTIGFNTQEIANSLNAVSKWNIHELDGSKPFIVELIRCGILTVDTFDSLTVSSSLNALSKWDIDELERSREFIARLIKRGRSIIDSFTPRRIANSLNALSKWNIDEFEGAKEFVIQLLKRGNSLVGEFNAQETSNILNALTKWKIDELEGTREFIVRIIQHENSTTTRFDYQGVSNCLNALSKWNVDDLQGATEFIAKLVKQGNSISGEFSSQAIINSLHAISKTWNNVEIRTARDFIVNSVTRGIAIVDEISPQGISSGLYSVSKFNIFDVKKWNDNQSKNFKRFIIKLAEKGTEICTEFNSRSVADIFDAFSELEILSKEKWTPDERNCLKNFLVSLSSLDTSCKNYTLEEIYRIYRTVSDWNILQNNEFDSKQITKFEDFANDLEKRLLTFGYEQNSVEPEVNIKFAVQIIKDLPELESKNLILSEDRLLVSLMGCLSSNVEKCGSSRLENDFIQRFILTGLREVLKIAGELEDRRGLEGTFDESLSKIYNKVVGLDLNHIDEIVDVIYEFDKLQVIRDGQFLSR is encoded by the coding sequence ATGTTCTCCATCTGCAAAGGTCACACTCGTCTGTCGAAGCAGTTATATAATTTCCACGAAAGTACCACCCTAAAGATATTTTCCAATCTTCGAGATCGTAATTACTCCTCAGAAGAATCATATAACGTGCTAGAAACAGTAACAACTGTGCTGTCTAGCTCTCAAGATCACGTCGATTCTCCAAAGTTAAATCATTACGCGAAACAGGCATTCCTTAGCTCGTCAAATAACgctaatttttccaacaaattacGTTACGTGCACACGAAAAGTAACGAACAGAGAATCACGTACTTGAAAAGACACGCTGATTTCTCCAAGCAGTTAAATTCTACGATGAAAAACGGAAACTCGAACGAGCAAATTGGTAATTTGGTAGAAGAATGGCTCTTACGATTCGATTCGTTGGGAGGAAACGAAACTAACGCGATTTCCGGCGCGTTCATTAGTTTATCGAGATGCAATATTTTCAGCACCAAATGGAGCTCCGAAtaccgagaaaatttcaaaaatttgatcgttAAATTGGCTGAGAAAGGAGACCAGTTATTAAATCCAAATAGTCGAGCTTTTTCTAAATTCAGCTCTTGGCAGGTTGTTAGTTGTTTGAACGCGTTATATAAATGGGATGTGTTGAACAGCGATATATGGAAAGGCAATGTTCAAATTAGTAACCGGAAAATAGCCCAAGTTTATTTGTTCAAATCTGTAATTAACGGTTTGATTTGTCGAGCAACTTGGATACTGGAGAATGAAACAGCTGATCAATTCGATTCTAAAGCTATCACTAATTGTTTAACTGCTctatcaaaatggaacattaACGAGTACGAAAAATCTAAGAAATTCATCAGCTATTTAGTACAACGAGGCATCAAAGTTATCGATCAGTTCGATTCTTTAGCTGTTTCAAACAGTCTGACTGCGTTGTCCTGTTGGAATATAAGCGATTTCGAAGGTGCCGGAGAATTCATCGTATTGTTGTTCGAACGAGGAAATTCGACCAGTGATAAATACACTCCTCTGAGTATTGTCAAAACCTTGAACGCCATGTCCAAATGGAACGTGGACGAATTTCGAGGAACCAAGGGGTTCATAATTTACTTAATGAATGAAGGAACTTTATTGGCGAATAAATTCAATTCCATCGAGATCGCGCTAAGTATGAACGCTTTGTCCAAATGGAACGTCGAAGAGATGCAAGAAGCTAGAGGTTTTATCGTTTCGTtaatcaaaaatggaaactcTATCATCAACACGTTCAATTGCCAAAGTATCGTCAACTGTTTAAACGCGCTTTGCAAATGGAATATAGATGAATTACCCGGTTCCAAAGAGTTCATCGTTCGGTTAATAAAACGAGGAAGCTCGACAACCATTGGTTTCAATACTCAAGAAATCGCCAATAGTTTGAACGCCGTGTCTAAATGGAATATCCACGAGTTAGATGGCAGTAAACCGTTCATCGTAGAATTGATCAGATGTGGAATCCTAACAGTTGATACATTCGACTCGCTGACTGTTTCTAGCTCGTTAAACGCGCTTTCCAAATGGGACATAGACGAACTAGAAAGATCCAGGGAATTTATTGCTCGATTAATTAAACGCGGTCGTTCGATAATCGATAGTTTCACTCCGCGGCGTATCGCCAACAGCTTGAACGCTCTCAGTAAATGGAACATCGACGAATTCGAAGGAGCTAAAGAGTTCGTCATCCAGTTACTAAAGCGAGGAAATTCGTTAGTTGGCGAATTCAACGCTCAAGAAACTTCAAATATCTTGAACGCTTTGACCAAATGGAAAATCGACGAGCTCGAAGGAACTAGAGAATTCATCGTTCGTATAATTCAACATGAGAATTCAACAACCACCAGATTCGATTACCAGGGAGTTAGTAATTGCTTGAATGCTCTTTCAAAGTGGAACGTCGATGATCTGCAAGGAGCTACGGAATTTATCGCAAAACTAGTCAAACAAGGGAATtcaatttctggcgaattcagTTCGCAAGCGATCATTAATAGCTTGCATGCCATATCCAAGACGTGGAATAATGTTGAAATACGAACAGCTCGAGATTTTATCGTTAATTCGGTCACTCGTGGAATCGCTATCGTCGATGAAATTAGTCCTCAAGGAATTTCCAGCGGTTTGTACTCGGTTTctaaatttaacatttttgatGTCAAGAAATGGAACGATAATCAGTCGAAAAACTTCAAACGTTTCATTATCAAACTTGCGGAAAAAGGAACCGAAATATGCACAGAGTTTAATTCTCGAAGCGTCGCTGATATATTCGATGCTTTTTCAGAACTGGAAATTCTGAGCAAAGAAAAATGGACTCCAGATGAACGAAACTGTTTGAAGAATTTCCTCGTTAGTCTTTCTAGTCTGGATACTTcgtgtaaaaattacactctcGAGGAGATTTACAGAATATATAGAACGGTATCTGATTGGAATATTCTTCAGAATAATGAATTCGACTCGAAACAAATCACCAAGTTCGAAGATTTTGCCAATGATTTGGAAAAACGACTTCTGACCTTCGGATATGAACAGAATTCGGTGGAACCTGAGGTTAATATCAAATTCGCAGTTCAAATTATCAAAGATTTACCCGAGCTCGAGTCTAAAAATCTTATTCTGTCCGAAGATCGGTTACTAGTTTCGTTGATGGGTTGTTTAAGTAGTAATGTGGAGAAATGTGGATCTTCTCGTTTGGAGAATGATTTCATTCAAAGATTTATTTTGACTGGGTTGCGCGAGGTTCTAAAAATTGCCGGTGAATTGGAAGATAGGCGTGGTTTGGAAGGAACATTCGATGAAAGTTTGTCTAAAATATACAATAAGGTGGTTGGACTTGATTTGAATCATATTGATGAAATAGTAGATGTAATTTAcgaatttgataaattacaagtaattcgaGATGGGCAATTTTTGTCTAGGtga